The following proteins come from a genomic window of Ailuropoda melanoleuca isolate Jingjing chromosome 2, ASM200744v2, whole genome shotgun sequence:
- the INKA2 gene encoding PAK4-inhibitor INKA2, which produces MDCYLRRLKQELMSMKEVGDGLQDQMNCMMGALQELKLLQVQTALEQLEISGGSPAPACPESPHTQPEPPRWEGARPAACFPSSQPSHGTKFPSHRSVCGRDLAPLPRAQLPEHPSSAQQGPELGEPEDWTSTLMSRGRNRQPLVLGDNVFADLVGNWLDLPELEKGGEKGAAGEPKGERGQPRELGRRFALTANIFRKFLRSVRPDRDRLLKEKPGWVTPTVSEPRAARSHKVKKRSHSKGSGHFPFAGTAEPRSGESPSTSCPKALEPSPSGFDINTAVWV; this is translated from the coding sequence ATGTCCATGAAGGAAGTGGGTGATGGCTTGCAGGATCAGATGAACTGCATGATGGGCGCGCTACAAGAACTGAAGCTCCTGCAGGTGCAGACAGCATTGGAACAGCTGGAGATCTCTGGAGGGAGTCCGGCCCCGGCCTGCCCGGAAAGCCCCCACACACAGCCCGAGCCCCCTCGATGGGAGGGTGCCAGGCCTGCAGCCTGCTTCCCCTCCAGCCAACCGTCTCATGGCACCAAGTTTCCGTCCCATAGGAGTGTCTGTGGGCGGGATCTGGCCCCCCTGCCCAGGGCACAGCTACCAGAGCACCCAAGCAGTGCCCAGcaggggccagagctgggggAACCCGAGGACTGGACCTCCACACTGATGTCCCGGGGCCGGAACCGACAGCCTCTGGTGCTAGGTGACAACGTTTTTGCAGACCTGGTGGGCAACTGGCTAGACTTGCCAGAActggagaagggtggggagaagggggctgcGGGGGAGCCCAAAGGGGAGAGGGGCCAGCCCCGGGAGCTGGGCCGCAGGTTCGCCCTCACAGCAAACATCTTTAGGAAGTTCTTGCGCAGTGTGCGGCCTGACCGAGACAGGCTGCTGAAGGAGAAGCCAGGCTGGGTCACCCCCACGGTGTCGGAGCCCAGAGCCGCCCGCTCACACAAGGTCAAGAAGCGGAGCCATTCCAAGGGCTCTGGACATTTCCCCTTCGCAGGCACTGCAGAGCCCAGAAGTGGGGAAAGTCCTTCCACGAGCTGCCCCAAGGCCCTGGAACCCTCACCTTCTGGCTTTGATATTAACACAGCTGTTTGGGTCTGA